In Flavobacterium sp. N3904, one DNA window encodes the following:
- a CDS encoding carboxy terminal-processing peptidase has translation MNSIISFMKRNYKILIVIVCLSATLFAFNINTKKTVDPERDKLLLELLTFVIEKGHYNPAIIDDNFSKGVYKDYIAALDPSKRFFLQSDINEFSKFELELDDQLNNKDLTFFNLTYDRLMLRMEESKKIFKDILSKPFDYKIEEDFNVDYDKAPYAKNSTELKERWKKQIKLSTLSSFTDKQKLEEDKKVKDPKYVEKTDIVLENETRESSLNSLNESFGFMNELKRDDWFTLYINSIMSQFDPHTSYFAPEEKERFDVSMSGKLEGIGARLQKKNDYTEISELISGGPAWRGKQLEAGDLVMKVAQANGVAVDVVGMRLDDVVKKIKGPKGSEVRLTVKKVDGTIQVISIIRDIVEIEETYAKSSVVEKNGLKYGVIYLPKFYIDFENKDGRDAGKDIALEVDRLKKAGVNGIVLDVRDDGGGSLSTVVDIAGLFIEQGPIVQIKSAGKKKEILYDTDKKIEWDGPLVIMVNGFSASASEILAAAIQDYKRGVIIGSKQTYGKGTVQNVIDLNQFVRNSAAGDLGALKTTTQKFYRINGGSTQLEGVSSDIVMPDRYAYLKMGERDEAHAMPWDKIDPAPYAVWKDNSKFDQAIANSKKRIEQNIQFKLIEENAKWIDSRSAENTYSLNIDKFKVAQNEIENIAKKYKPIVDYKNNLKFTSLPYELEGMSKDPSLKEKRERWHESLSKDIYVEEALNVLDDLQPKSIVKNNIPEIKKGKLVKS, from the coding sequence ATGAATTCTATTATTAGCTTTATGAAAAGAAATTATAAAATACTCATAGTAATAGTATGCCTTTCGGCTACTTTATTTGCCTTTAATATAAATACAAAAAAGACAGTAGATCCCGAAAGAGATAAATTACTATTGGAGTTATTGACATTTGTAATTGAGAAAGGGCATTATAACCCAGCCATAATTGATGATAATTTCTCAAAAGGGGTGTATAAAGATTACATAGCCGCTTTGGATCCTTCCAAACGTTTTTTCTTGCAGTCTGATATTAATGAGTTTTCTAAATTCGAATTGGAGTTAGATGACCAATTAAACAATAAGGATTTGACTTTCTTTAATCTTACATACGACCGTTTAATGCTTCGCATGGAAGAAAGCAAAAAAATATTCAAAGACATATTAAGTAAACCTTTTGATTATAAAATCGAGGAAGATTTTAATGTAGATTATGATAAGGCTCCGTATGCAAAAAATTCAACAGAATTGAAAGAAAGATGGAAAAAACAAATAAAATTATCTACACTATCTTCTTTTACAGATAAGCAAAAATTAGAAGAGGATAAAAAAGTAAAAGATCCAAAGTATGTCGAAAAAACGGATATAGTATTGGAAAATGAAACCAGAGAAAGTTCATTGAATTCATTGAATGAATCTTTTGGGTTTATGAATGAGTTAAAAAGAGACGATTGGTTTACACTATACATCAATTCCATCATGTCACAATTTGACCCGCATACTTCTTACTTCGCACCCGAAGAAAAAGAGCGTTTTGATGTGAGTATGAGCGGAAAACTTGAAGGTATTGGTGCCAGATTGCAAAAGAAAAATGATTATACAGAGATTTCAGAACTTATTTCTGGAGGGCCTGCATGGAGAGGAAAACAACTGGAGGCAGGAGATTTAGTCATGAAAGTGGCTCAAGCCAATGGCGTTGCGGTAGATGTAGTAGGGATGCGCTTAGATGATGTTGTTAAGAAAATAAAAGGACCGAAAGGCTCTGAAGTGCGTTTGACTGTAAAAAAAGTTGACGGGACTATACAAGTTATTTCTATCATAAGAGATATTGTTGAGATAGAAGAAACGTATGCTAAATCTAGCGTTGTAGAGAAAAATGGTTTGAAATACGGAGTGATTTATTTACCGAAATTTTATATAGATTTCGAAAATAAAGATGGAAGAGACGCCGGAAAAGACATTGCTCTAGAAGTTGATCGTTTGAAAAAAGCTGGAGTAAATGGTATTGTATTAGACGTCCGTGATGATGGTGGTGGATCTTTGTCTACCGTTGTAGATATAGCTGGATTATTTATCGAACAGGGGCCTATCGTTCAGATTAAATCGGCAGGTAAGAAAAAAGAAATTTTGTATGATACTGATAAAAAAATCGAATGGGATGGGCCACTTGTAATTATGGTAAATGGCTTTTCGGCTTCGGCTTCAGAGATTTTGGCGGCTGCTATTCAGGACTATAAAAGAGGAGTTATTATTGGAAGCAAACAAACCTATGGTAAAGGAACGGTTCAAAATGTAATAGACTTGAACCAATTTGTACGCAATAGTGCTGCAGGTGATTTAGGAGCATTGAAAACAACGACTCAAAAATTTTATAGAATTAATGGTGGTTCGACACAATTAGAAGGGGTGAGTAGTGATATAGTTATGCCAGATCGATATGCTTATCTCAAGATGGGGGAACGTGATGAAGCACATGCAATGCCATGGGACAAAATAGATCCGGCTCCTTACGCTGTTTGGAAAGACAATTCAAAATTTGATCAAGCTATCGCTAATAGTAAAAAAAGAATTGAACAGAATATTCAATTTAAATTGATTGAAGAAAACGCAAAATGGATTGATAGCAGAAGTGCCGAGAATACATACAGTTTGAATATTGATAAATTCAAAGTAGCGCAAAATGAAATAGAAAATATTGCTAAAAAATATAAACCTATTGTTGATTACAAAAACAATTTAAAATTTACTTCTTTGCCTTATGAATTGGAAGGAATGAGCAAAGATCCTTCTTTGAAAGAAAAAAGAGAAAGATGGCACGAAAGTTTATCAAAAGATATTTATGTAGAAGAAGCATTAAATGTTTTGGATGATTTACAGCCAAAATCTATCGTTAAAAACAATATACCTGAAATCAAAAAAGGGAAATTGGTTAAATCCTAA